In the Grimontia kaedaensis genome, one interval contains:
- a CDS encoding ABC transporter permease, producing the protein MTQFLISRVLQSLFVLLLVSFVSYALIGLMPGDPIDLMATSDPNMTAEDVARLKALQGLDKPLLERYGNWLIAALQGDFGYSRLYYKPAEDVLIPAVWNTVKLVGIATLLSLLIAIPVGVIAALKHRSWADYVISFGAFVGFSTPAFWLALMLILVFSVTLGWLPAGGTGEAEGGGFWIQAKHLILPVISLTVLNVASHSRYVRGTMLEVMRQDYIRTAIAKGASKTRVIWKHALRNAMIPLVTIIALDIGFLLSGALITETVFAWPGMGKLIFDAIMGNDYNLALLGLMVITFTALLGNLLADIAYAKLDPRISLTKGA; encoded by the coding sequence ATGACGCAATTTTTGATAAGCCGGGTGCTGCAGAGTCTGTTTGTTCTGCTCCTCGTTTCGTTCGTTTCTTATGCCCTGATTGGCCTGATGCCAGGTGACCCGATCGATTTGATGGCGACATCCGATCCAAACATGACCGCAGAAGACGTGGCTAGACTTAAAGCGCTACAAGGGTTGGATAAACCGCTGTTAGAGCGTTATGGCAACTGGTTGATTGCAGCGTTACAGGGTGACTTTGGTTACTCGCGCCTTTACTACAAACCTGCGGAAGATGTGTTGATTCCGGCGGTTTGGAACACTGTTAAGCTGGTGGGTATCGCGACTCTGCTGTCATTACTGATTGCGATTCCAGTTGGTGTTATTGCCGCGCTGAAACACCGTTCTTGGGCTGACTATGTGATTAGCTTTGGTGCTTTCGTCGGTTTCTCTACGCCAGCGTTCTGGTTGGCACTGATGCTGATTCTGGTTTTCTCTGTAACATTAGGCTGGTTACCGGCTGGTGGTACTGGTGAAGCGGAAGGCGGTGGTTTTTGGATTCAAGCCAAACACCTGATTCTGCCAGTGATTTCACTAACCGTACTGAATGTCGCGAGCCATTCCCGTTATGTACGCGGCACCATGCTGGAAGTGATGCGTCAGGATTATATCCGTACAGCAATTGCCAAAGGCGCATCGAAAACTCGCGTTATCTGGAAGCACGCTTTGCGTAACGCCATGATCCCGCTGGTGACCATCATTGCTTTGGATATCGGTTTTCTGCTTTCAGGTGCACTGATCACGGAAACCGTATTTGCATGGCCAGGCATGGGTAAATTGATTTTTGACGCCATCATGGGTAACGACTACAACTTGGCACTGCTCGGTTTGATGGTAATTACCTTCACAGCACTGCTTGGCAACCTGTTGGCAGATATTGCCTACGCCAAGCTTGACCCACGCATCAGTTTGACTAAAGGAGCATAA